In Paenibacillus sp. BIC5C1, a genomic segment contains:
- a CDS encoding glutathione peroxidase: MSIFSYQVPFMDGHTGDLSVFEGKVLLIVNTASKCSYSRQFTELQHLYEQYRDQGLEILTFPCDQFNHKEPGSNDEIAQYCRNHFHISFPIFEKIEVTGPFMHPLFRYLVETVPFEGYDMEWEEGRWMDQFLKEKHPELYRGDGIKWNFTKFLIDRTGEVSGRYETTVAPIEIESTIRDLLKQA, encoded by the coding sequence ATGAGTATATTTTCTTATCAGGTTCCATTTATGGATGGACACACGGGCGATTTATCTGTTTTTGAGGGGAAAGTACTGCTTATTGTGAATACAGCCAGCAAGTGCAGTTACTCTCGACAATTTACGGAGCTTCAGCACTTGTATGAGCAGTATCGTGATCAGGGACTGGAGATCCTGACGTTTCCTTGTGATCAGTTTAATCACAAGGAACCAGGCAGTAATGATGAGATAGCTCAGTATTGCAGGAATCATTTTCATATATCCTTTCCGATTTTTGAGAAGATCGAGGTTACCGGACCATTCATGCATCCTTTGTTTCGCTATCTGGTCGAAACGGTCCCATTTGAGGGTTATGATATGGAATGGGAAGAAGGTCGGTGGATGGATCAATTCCTCAAGGAGAAACATCCCGAATTATACCGGGGAGACGGGATCAAATGGAATTTCACCAAGTTTCTGATTGATCGAACCGGGGAAGTGAGTGGCCGCTATGAGACTACGGTTGCACCGATAGAGATAGAGTCTACGATTCGGGATTTGCTGAAACAGGCCTAG
- a CDS encoding bifunctional cytochrome P450/NADPH--P450 reductase, producing MAQISVPQPKTFGPLGNLPQLNTDEPVQSLVKLAEEYGPIFRMDYPGRSELYISGHKLVAEVTDESKFDKRVWAPLEKVRAFAGDGLFTSWTQEPNWKKAHNVLLPSFSQRAMQGYHNKMIDLAVQLVQKWSRLNPDETVNVPDDMTRLTLDTIGLCGFNYRFNSFYREEPHPFITSMVRALDESMSSLQRLRLQDKLMITKKKQFEQDIRSMYSLVDHIIAERKEQPQEGADDLLSHMLSGKDPETGETLDDENIRYQIITFLIAGHETTSGLLSFAIYYLMKNPDTLAKAQAEADQILKDPVPTYNQVRNLKYVRMVLNEALRLWPTAPAFSLYAKKDLVLDGKYPLQEGDSVSVLIPKLHRDRDAWGDDVEAFRPERFEDPSKVPHDAYKPFGNGQRACIGQQFALQEATLVLGMVLKHFEFIDHADYQLKVKETLTLKPDNFTIRVRARGGQPVMAVPGVAVEEPTPVAKRQEPDTANAHHTPMLVLYGSNLGTAEGIAREIADTARYQGFRSEVATLDDRVGKLPKEGVVIIVSASYNGQPPSNAKDFVEWIEHADAGEFQGVRFSVLGCGDHNWASTYQRIPRLIDEQLSSKGAERLSPIGESDASGDFEKQVGDWTEQLWPDLARTLGLKLNTSSGSERSSLSVQFVSGLAVTPLADTYDAHVAEMLENRELHDAGSERSTRHLEIKLPEGATYKEGDHLGILPQNPSELVERVLKRYGFTGTEHLVLDASGRSAAHLPLHQPVNLVDLLSHSVELQEAATRAQLRELAAYTVCPPHKKELEALLDESVYMEEVRKKRISMLDYLLKYEACELPFERFLELLPSLKARYYSISSSPRVQPEQASITVSVVRAPAWSGQGEYKGIASNYLANLKSGEEVVMFIRTPESGFKLPENAEAPIIMVGPGTGVAPFRGFLQARRVMKEQGQQVGEAHLYFGCRNPEHDYLYKNELETAEQEGLVQLHTAFSRVDGEEKCYVQHLMRDDAQKLIPLLEQGGHLYVCGDGSKMAPDVEATLKKAYADVSGNSPEQADAWLERLQQEGRYAKDVWTGI from the coding sequence ATGGCGCAAATTTCAGTTCCCCAACCCAAAACTTTTGGACCTTTAGGAAACTTACCACAGTTAAATACCGATGAGCCTGTACAATCACTGGTGAAACTCGCTGAAGAGTATGGCCCCATTTTTCGAATGGATTATCCTGGGCGAAGTGAATTATATATTTCAGGTCATAAACTGGTAGCTGAGGTCACCGACGAATCCAAATTCGATAAACGTGTATGGGCACCGCTCGAGAAGGTACGTGCATTTGCCGGAGATGGCCTGTTTACGAGTTGGACTCAAGAACCGAATTGGAAAAAAGCTCACAATGTGTTGCTGCCCAGCTTCAGCCAGCGTGCGATGCAGGGATATCACAACAAAATGATTGACCTCGCTGTACAGCTCGTTCAGAAGTGGTCCAGATTAAACCCGGATGAGACAGTTAACGTACCTGATGATATGACTCGTCTCACCCTGGATACGATTGGATTGTGTGGATTCAACTACCGATTTAACAGCTTTTACCGGGAAGAACCGCATCCCTTCATTACCAGCATGGTTCGGGCGTTGGACGAATCGATGAGTTCGTTACAGCGTTTGCGTCTGCAAGACAAGCTGATGATCACCAAAAAGAAACAGTTTGAGCAGGATATCCGTTCGATGTACTCACTAGTCGATCATATTATTGCGGAGCGTAAGGAGCAGCCCCAGGAAGGGGCGGACGATCTGTTGTCCCACATGCTTAGTGGCAAGGATCCGGAAACCGGGGAAACGCTGGACGATGAAAATATCCGTTACCAGATCATCACCTTCCTGATTGCTGGACATGAGACGACGAGTGGTTTGTTGTCCTTTGCCATCTATTATTTAATGAAAAATCCGGATACACTCGCCAAGGCTCAAGCTGAAGCAGATCAGATTCTGAAAGATCCGGTTCCAACATACAATCAGGTCCGCAATCTGAAATATGTTCGCATGGTTCTGAACGAGGCGTTGCGGTTATGGCCTACGGCTCCGGCGTTCTCCTTATACGCGAAGAAAGACCTTGTTCTGGATGGGAAATATCCTTTGCAAGAAGGGGATAGTGTCAGTGTGCTTATTCCCAAGCTGCACCGGGACCGTGATGCATGGGGCGATGACGTCGAGGCATTCCGTCCGGAACGTTTCGAAGATCCGAGCAAGGTGCCACATGACGCCTATAAACCGTTTGGTAATGGTCAGCGGGCCTGTATTGGCCAGCAGTTCGCCCTTCAGGAAGCAACACTTGTGCTGGGTATGGTCCTGAAGCATTTTGAATTCATCGATCATGCGGACTATCAGTTAAAAGTGAAAGAAACGTTGACGCTCAAGCCCGATAACTTCACGATCCGTGTTCGTGCACGCGGGGGTCAACCGGTGATGGCTGTGCCGGGTGTTGCGGTGGAGGAACCGACTCCGGTTGCTAAACGACAAGAGCCGGATACAGCAAATGCCCATCACACCCCGATGCTCGTCCTGTATGGATCCAATCTCGGGACTGCGGAAGGCATTGCGCGTGAAATCGCAGATACCGCAAGATATCAGGGCTTCCGCAGCGAGGTGGCTACCCTGGATGATCGTGTAGGTAAACTTCCGAAGGAAGGCGTCGTCATCATTGTGAGTGCATCCTACAATGGTCAGCCACCAAGCAATGCCAAGGATTTCGTCGAATGGATTGAACATGCGGATGCAGGGGAATTCCAAGGTGTACGATTCTCTGTTCTCGGATGTGGGGATCACAACTGGGCCAGTACGTACCAGCGTATCCCGCGTTTGATTGATGAGCAGTTATCTTCCAAAGGAGCAGAACGGTTATCACCCATCGGAGAAAGTGATGCCAGCGGGGACTTTGAGAAACAGGTTGGAGACTGGACCGAGCAACTATGGCCGGATCTGGCACGAACTCTGGGCCTCAAGTTGAACACAAGCTCAGGTAGTGAGCGCAGTTCCTTGTCAGTACAGTTTGTCAGTGGACTGGCGGTAACGCCGCTCGCGGATACGTATGATGCACATGTTGCTGAAATGCTTGAGAATCGGGAACTTCATGATGCGGGCAGTGAACGAAGCACACGTCATTTGGAGATCAAACTGCCTGAAGGTGCAACGTACAAGGAAGGCGATCACCTGGGCATTTTACCGCAGAACCCGTCTGAGCTCGTAGAACGAGTATTGAAACGATATGGATTCACAGGTACGGAACATTTGGTTCTGGATGCCTCTGGTCGCAGTGCCGCTCATCTGCCATTGCACCAACCGGTTAATCTGGTCGATCTTCTTAGTCACAGTGTGGAACTTCAGGAAGCGGCAACTCGAGCCCAACTGCGTGAACTCGCGGCGTACACGGTATGCCCACCGCATAAGAAGGAGCTCGAAGCGCTTCTTGATGAGTCTGTATACATGGAAGAGGTACGCAAGAAACGTATATCCATGCTGGATTATTTGTTGAAATATGAAGCATGTGAGCTGCCTTTCGAACGGTTTTTGGAACTGCTTCCTTCCCTCAAAGCCCGATATTATTCGATCTCCAGCTCTCCACGAGTGCAGCCTGAGCAGGCCAGCATAACCGTCAGCGTAGTGCGTGCTCCAGCTTGGAGTGGTCAGGGAGAATATAAAGGTATAGCGTCCAACTATCTGGCAAACCTGAAGTCTGGTGAAGAGGTTGTCATGTTCATACGGACGCCTGAGTCCGGGTTCAAACTGCCCGAAAATGCAGAGGCTCCGATCATTATGGTTGGTCCGGGAACAGGTGTGGCTCCATTCCGTGGTTTCCTGCAGGCAAGACGTGTAATGAAAGAACAGGGTCAGCAGGTCGGCGAGGCCCATCTGTATTTTGGATGTCGCAACCCTGAACATGATTATTTGTATAAAAATGAACTCGAAACGGCCGAGCAAGAGGGTCTTGTCCAGCTTCATACCGCATTCTCCCGTGTGGACGGGGAAGAGAAATGTTACGTACAGCATCTAATGAGAGATGATGCCCAAAAATTGATTCCTCTGCTTGAACAGGGTGGACATCTGTATGTTTGCGGCGATGGCAGCAAGATGGCACCTGATGTTGAAGCTACCCTCAAGAAAGCGTACGCTGATGTCAGCGGTAACTCCCCGGAGCAAGCCGATGCGTGGTTAGAACGTTTGCAGCAGGAAGGTCGTTATGCCAAGGATGTGTGGACAGGTATCTGA